In Prevotella sp. oral taxon 475, one DNA window encodes the following:
- a CDS encoding RsmD family RNA methyltransferase — protein MRIITGQYKGRHFDIPRTFKARPTTDFAKENIFNVLMGYLDFEEITALDLFAGTGSISLELLSRGCASVTSVEADRDHARFIRQCTEKLGTNRSFLIRGDVFRFLRSCRQSFDFIFADPPYALPELSEIPSRVFQQGLLKPGGVFVFEHGKQDCFSQHPHFVEHRAYGSVNFSIFRLGQ, from the coding sequence ATGCGTATTATAACAGGACAATACAAAGGACGGCACTTCGACATTCCCCGCACGTTCAAGGCCCGTCCCACCACCGATTTTGCTAAGGAAAACATCTTTAACGTGCTCATGGGCTATCTCGACTTTGAAGAGATCACCGCGCTCGACCTCTTTGCCGGTACGGGGAGCATTTCTTTAGAGTTGCTTTCCCGGGGATGTGCTTCGGTGACGAGTGTGGAAGCCGACCGCGATCACGCTCGGTTCATCCGTCAGTGCACCGAGAAGCTGGGCACGAACCGCAGCTTTTTGATTCGCGGAGACGTTTTTCGGTTTCTCCGAAGCTGCCGTCAGTCGTTCGATTTCATCTTTGCCGACCCGCCGTATGCCTTGCCCGAATTGAGCGAAATTCCCTCGCGCGTCTTCCAACAGGGCCTTCTAAAACCCGGCGGCGTATTTGTTTTCGAGCATGGAAAACAAGATTGCTTCTCTCAGCATCCTCATTTCGTGGAACATCGGGCGTATGGAAGCGTGAACTTCAGCATTTTTCGGCTTGGTCAATAG
- a CDS encoding DUF3822 family protein, producing the protein MQENVNDMQLEQTRLIVRLSRTALAFAVVDRSTEKQLLFEPYTVRSGISMAANLREAFKTSMLLMRGYKKVNLLIDAPVMLLPIDVFHEEEVEELYRHTFVLGDGDTLRHQVLNELNAVAVFPVSKDLQLVLTDHFADVRITPLMRSVWTHLHRRSFTGIGRKLYTYFHGKRLEVFAFEKNRFRFCNVFEAGNSRDALYFVLYVWKQLGMNALSDELHLVGEIPERDWLKAAFQKFVKRTYVINPSADFHRAPITTIPHLPYDLMTFFLKDTHEGEK; encoded by the coding sequence ATGCAGGAAAACGTAAACGATATGCAATTGGAGCAAACCCGACTGATTGTGCGCCTGAGCCGGACCGCTTTGGCTTTTGCCGTGGTGGACCGTAGCACGGAGAAACAGCTCCTTTTCGAGCCTTACACCGTGCGAAGCGGTATTTCGATGGCTGCTAATCTGCGCGAGGCTTTTAAAACTTCGATGCTGCTGATGCGGGGATATAAGAAGGTGAACCTGCTCATCGATGCGCCAGTGATGCTGCTGCCGATCGACGTGTTTCACGAGGAAGAGGTGGAGGAGCTTTACCGCCACACCTTTGTGCTGGGCGATGGCGATACACTTCGGCATCAGGTGCTGAACGAACTGAATGCCGTGGCGGTGTTTCCAGTAAGCAAAGACTTGCAATTGGTGCTCACCGACCACTTCGCCGACGTGCGCATCACCCCCTTGATGCGCAGTGTGTGGACGCATTTGCACCGCCGCAGTTTTACGGGAATAGGTAGAAAGCTGTATACTTACTTTCATGGCAAGCGATTAGAGGTGTTTGCTTTCGAGAAGAATCGATTCCGATTTTGTAATGTTTTCGAGGCAGGCAACTCGCGCGATGCTCTCTATTTCGTTCTTTATGTTTGGAAACAGCTGGGCATGAATGCGCTCAGCGACGAACTGCACCTCGTGGGTGAGATTCCCGAACGAGACTGGTTGAAGGCGGCTTTTCAGAAATTCGTTAAAAGAACCTATGTCATCAATCCTTCGGCCGACTTCCATCGCGCTCCCATCACCACCATCCCTCATCTGCCTTACGACTTGATGACGTTCTTTCTGAAAGACACACACGAGGGCGAGAAGTGA